Below is a genomic region from Methanomassiliicoccaceae archaeon.
CCACGCTCAGGCCCGGAGAGCAGGACTGCAGCATGCCCATGAGCGCGGCGATGCCGTCGCCCCCCATTCCGTAACCGGTCGACGTGGGCACTCCGACCACCGGCACAGGAGAAAGGGACGAGATGAGCGTGGGCAGCGCCCCTTCCATGCCGGCTACCGCGACGACGGCCGCGGCGTCCCTTGATATGACGTCCTTCATCGGAGAGATCAGGCGATGAAGGCCTGATACTCCGATATCGAAGTGTTCTATGCACGAGCATCCCATCATGCGGGCCATCAGCACGGCCTCCTTAGCAACTGGTATGTCGGACGTGCCCGCGGTGATAACGGCCACCGGCCCGTACTTCTCTTCGGGGAATCCCCCGATCACGATACATCCGCATTCTCTGTGTAACTCCGCCCCTTCGA
It encodes:
- the larB gene encoding nickel pincer cofactor biosynthesis protein LarB — its product is MDIREVLESYKAGRIDVAEAERSLRADYIESIGNDVNMDLGREIRKGTPEVVYARAKTPETVEKILRSSKRRLLVSGATEGHFKAAEGIEGAELHRECGCIVIGGFPEEKYGPVAVITAGTSDIPVAKEAVLMARMMGCSCIEHFDIGVSGLHRLISPMKDVISRDAAAVVAVAGMEGALPTLISSLSPVPVVGVPTSTGYGMGGDGIAALMGMLQSCSPGLSVVNIDNGIGAGAVAAMIARGRVSER